A genomic segment from Halobellus litoreus encodes:
- the glyA gene encoding serine hydroxymethyltransferase, which translates to MTYETVAAVDPAVAEALEGERTRQNETLAMIASENHVSEAVMEAQSSELTNNYAEGYPGERYYAGCEYADEVEELAIGRAKELWGAEHVNVQPHSGSQANMSVYLAMLEPGDKILSLDLTHGGHLSHGHPANFAGKTYEVEQYEVDEETGYVDYEGLAETAHSFDPDIIVSGYSAYPREVEWERIQETADAVDAYHLADIAHITGLVAAGVHSSPVGVADFVTGSTHKTIRAGRGGIVMCDAEHADAIDAAVFPGAQGGPAMHNVAGKAVGFGEALSDDFQAYAEQTVANAQALADQLQENGFSLVSGGTDNHLLLVDLRPSHPDTTGKTVESALESVGIVLNANTVPGETRSAFDPSGVRIGTPGVTTRGFTESTCREVADLIARVIEDPESEETRSAVASRVDELTDEYPLYE; encoded by the coding sequence ATGACGTATGAAACCGTCGCGGCGGTCGATCCCGCCGTCGCGGAGGCCCTCGAAGGCGAGCGGACGAGACAGAACGAGACGCTGGCGATGATCGCGAGCGAGAATCACGTCTCTGAGGCCGTGATGGAGGCTCAGAGTTCCGAACTCACGAACAACTACGCGGAAGGATATCCGGGGGAGCGGTACTACGCGGGCTGTGAGTACGCCGACGAGGTCGAGGAGTTGGCCATCGGGCGGGCCAAGGAGTTGTGGGGCGCCGAGCACGTGAACGTCCAGCCCCACTCTGGCTCGCAGGCGAATATGTCGGTCTACCTGGCGATGCTCGAACCCGGGGACAAAATCCTCTCGCTGGACCTCACCCACGGTGGGCACCTCTCGCACGGTCACCCCGCGAACTTCGCGGGGAAGACCTACGAGGTCGAACAGTACGAGGTCGACGAGGAGACGGGCTACGTCGATTACGAAGGGCTGGCGGAGACTGCCCACTCGTTCGATCCGGACATCATCGTCTCGGGGTACTCCGCGTACCCCCGCGAGGTCGAGTGGGAGCGCATTCAGGAGACCGCCGACGCCGTCGACGCGTACCACCTGGCGGACATCGCCCACATCACGGGCCTCGTCGCCGCCGGCGTGCACTCCTCGCCGGTCGGCGTGGCGGACTTCGTGACGGGGTCGACCCACAAGACCATCCGGGCGGGGCGCGGCGGGATCGTGATGTGCGACGCGGAACACGCCGATGCCATCGACGCCGCGGTCTTTCCCGGCGCGCAGGGCGGGCCGGCGATGCACAACGTCGCGGGCAAGGCCGTCGGGTTCGGCGAGGCCCTCTCCGACGACTTCCAGGCCTACGCCGAACAGACCGTCGCGAACGCCCAAGCGCTGGCCGATCAGCTTCAGGAGAACGGCTTCAGCCTGGTCTCCGGCGGCACCGACAACCACCTCCTCCTCGTGGACCTGCGGCCGTCGCACCCCGATACGACCGGCAAGACGGTCGAGTCGGCCCTGGAGTCCGTCGGAATCGTCCTGAACGCGAACACGGTCCCGGGCGAGACGCGCTCTGCGTTCGATCCCAGCGGCGTCCGGATCGGCACGCCCGGCGTCACGACCCGCGGGTTCACCGAGTCGACGTGCCGAGAGGTCGCGGACCTCATCGCGCGCGTCATCGAGGACCCCGAGAGCGAGGAGACGCGCTCGGCGGTCGCCTCGCGCGTCGACGAACTCACCGACGAGTATCCGCTGTACGAGTAG
- a CDS encoding universal stress protein yields the protein MYQVLVPVDDDENRALNQARYVASLPDAESEVEATVLTVVPPSSLDTVDDVTFDEFGAAVGAADHLESNGIAVNRRVGDGGVAAEIARIADELDCDETVMGGRKRSGISPILLGSTVREVFVSTDRPVTITGTEMVIDDGPRELLLPVDRNVERARHQGAYVSSLPDAANEVSVTVMYVFPHQDYAGAPPHDFEEIGAAVAVAEMLEERGVSVERVAVGGEVTRKILATAEDREADGIVMGGRRRSGVQKAILGSIAEDVMLSADRPVTLTG from the coding sequence ATGTACCAGGTACTTGTGCCAGTCGACGACGACGAGAACAGGGCGCTCAACCAGGCGCGGTACGTGGCGAGCCTCCCGGACGCCGAATCGGAGGTCGAGGCCACTGTGCTGACCGTCGTCCCGCCGAGCAGTCTCGACACCGTCGACGACGTCACGTTCGACGAGTTCGGGGCGGCGGTTGGGGCCGCAGACCACCTCGAATCCAACGGCATCGCGGTGAACCGTCGCGTCGGCGACGGCGGCGTCGCGGCGGAAATCGCCAGGATCGCCGACGAACTCGACTGCGACGAGACAGTGATGGGCGGCCGGAAACGGTCCGGAATCTCACCGATCCTGCTCGGGAGTACCGTCCGCGAGGTCTTCGTCTCGACGGACCGCCCGGTCACGATCACCGGGACCGAGATGGTGATCGACGACGGGCCGCGAGAGCTGCTCCTGCCGGTCGATCGCAACGTCGAACGGGCGCGTCACCAAGGGGCCTACGTGAGCAGCCTCCCAGACGCCGCGAACGAGGTCTCCGTCACGGTGATGTACGTCTTCCCGCATCAGGACTACGCCGGCGCGCCGCCGCACGACTTCGAGGAGATCGGCGCGGCGGTTGCGGTTGCGGAGATGCTCGAAGAACGCGGTGTGTCCGTCGAGCGCGTCGCCGTGGGCGGCGAGGTGACCCGGAAGATCCTGGCGACCGCCGAGGACCGAGAGGCCGACGGGATCGTGATGGGCGGTCGCCGGCGTTCGGGCGTCCAGAAGGCGATCCTGGGGAGCATCGCGGAGGACGTGATGCTCTCGGCTGACCGGCCGGTGACGCTCACCGGATAG
- a CDS encoding aminomethyltransferase family protein: MSGDYDHPNHPSIDQSDRTLPRNLRQTGDPGIQMLVSTRVRKSPFFHKSFNEEGAWRCSVYNRIYHPRGLVEPEDGGAMAEYEALTNTVTLWDVAVERQIRVKGPDAEALTDYVITRDATEIETMKGKYVILCNEDGGILNDPILLRVEDDEFWFSISDSTLMQWLQGVNVGMDFDVEIDEIDVAPMQIQGPRSEDVMVEVVGEEVSEIPYYGLMEAEINGAEVLVSQTGFSGEKGFEIYVQDAMENAERVWDPVLDTVKDHGGRQIAPGHHRRIAAGILSWGQDMDHETSPFQVNLGYQVPDDKEGDYIGKEELERQKELIESGEYPFNLKLVGLKMAGEPIRDYASDFWIISDPETGEECGYMTSPWWNPDLETNIGLGFVPADKLQDAAQATLDDEIYEDDLDLEFQVHLPDEYAEEEGEPVFATVAEVPFKESVNPSAREQAKLGAKKEAEQNN; this comes from the coding sequence ATGTCAGGGGACTACGATCATCCAAACCACCCGAGTATCGACCAATCCGATAGAACACTCCCGCGGAACCTCCGACAGACCGGGGATCCGGGGATCCAGATGCTGGTCTCGACGCGCGTTCGAAAGTCTCCCTTCTTCCATAAATCGTTCAACGAGGAGGGAGCGTGGCGATGTTCGGTGTATAACCGCATCTACCACCCGCGCGGTCTCGTCGAGCCGGAAGACGGCGGGGCGATGGCCGAGTACGAGGCGCTGACGAACACGGTAACCCTGTGGGACGTCGCTGTCGAGCGCCAGATCCGCGTGAAGGGACCCGACGCGGAGGCGCTCACCGACTACGTCATCACGCGTGACGCGACCGAGATCGAGACGATGAAGGGCAAGTACGTCATCCTCTGCAACGAGGACGGCGGCATTCTCAACGACCCGATCCTCCTGCGCGTCGAGGACGACGAGTTCTGGTTCTCTATCTCGGACTCGACGCTGATGCAGTGGCTGCAGGGCGTCAACGTCGGGATGGACTTCGACGTCGAGATCGACGAGATCGACGTCGCGCCGATGCAGATTCAGGGCCCGCGCTCCGAGGACGTGATGGTGGAAGTCGTCGGCGAGGAAGTCTCGGAGATTCCGTACTACGGCCTGATGGAGGCCGAGATCAACGGCGCCGAGGTTCTCGTGAGTCAGACCGGCTTCTCCGGCGAGAAGGGCTTCGAGATCTACGTCCAGGACGCGATGGAGAACGCCGAGCGCGTCTGGGACCCGGTGCTCGACACCGTCAAAGACCACGGCGGGCGGCAGATCGCCCCCGGTCACCACCGCCGCATCGCCGCGGGGATCCTCTCGTGGGGCCAGGACATGGACCACGAGACCTCGCCGTTCCAGGTCAACCTGGGCTACCAGGTTCCCGACGACAAGGAGGGCGACTACATCGGTAAAGAGGAGCTCGAACGCCAGAAGGAACTCATCGAGAGCGGCGAGTACCCGTTCAACCTCAAGCTCGTCGGCCTGAAGATGGCCGGCGAACCGATTCGCGATTACGCCTCGGACTTCTGGATCATCTCCGATCCGGAGACGGGCGAGGAGTGCGGGTACATGACGTCGCCGTGGTGGAACCCGGACCTCGAGACGAACATCGGCCTCGGGTTCGTTCCGGCCGACAAGCTCCAGGATGCCGCGCAGGCGACGCTCGACGACGAGATCTACGAGGACGATCTGGACCTGGAGTTCCAGGTGCACCTCCCCGACGAGTACGCCGAAGAGGAGGGCGAGCCCGTGTTCGCGACGGTCGCGGAAGTTCCGTTCAAGGAATCCGTCAACCCGAGCGCCCGCGAGCAGGCCAAGCTCGGCGCGAAGAAGGAAGCCGAACAGAACAACTAA
- a CDS encoding MOSC domain-containing protein, which translates to MARLERLRVFPVKGLAGIDVQAADVLDGGTLDGDREFALFDPEGDVVNGKRTQRVHELATDYDPETGTLVVETPAGESGEFVLPRERQRAAAWFGDFFGLDLTLERDARRGFVDRREMGPSVVSTATLETIAGWFEDLSVDGARRRLRANIEVSGVPAFWEDRFVGDDAPAVEIGDVRLEGVTPCGRCVVPGRDPDTGAVTPDFRARFVERRRETFPEWADADAFDHFFTAMLIAEVPEADRGRRLRVGDPVTVLDA; encoded by the coding sequence ATGGCTCGTCTCGAACGGCTCCGGGTGTTCCCCGTGAAGGGACTCGCCGGCATCGACGTCCAGGCCGCCGACGTCCTCGACGGCGGGACCCTCGACGGTGACCGGGAGTTCGCCCTCTTCGATCCCGAGGGGGACGTGGTGAACGGCAAGCGCACGCAGCGAGTGCACGAACTCGCGACCGACTACGACCCGGAGACCGGGACGCTCGTCGTCGAGACACCGGCGGGCGAAAGCGGGGAGTTCGTCCTCCCGCGGGAACGTCAGCGCGCCGCGGCGTGGTTCGGCGACTTCTTCGGTCTCGATCTCACGCTCGAACGCGACGCTCGCCGCGGATTCGTCGACCGTCGCGAAATGGGCCCCTCGGTGGTCAGCACGGCCACGCTCGAAACGATCGCCGGCTGGTTCGAGGATCTCTCCGTCGATGGGGCGCGTCGCCGCCTGCGGGCCAACATCGAGGTCTCCGGCGTCCCGGCGTTCTGGGAGGATCGGTTCGTCGGCGACGACGCGCCGGCGGTCGAGATCGGCGACGTCCGCCTCGAGGGCGTCACGCCATGCGGGCGGTGCGTCGTCCCCGGACGCGACCCCGACACCGGTGCGGTCACGCCCGACTTTCGCGCGCGGTTCGTCGAGCGGCGCCGCGAGACGTTCCCCGAGTGGGCGGACGCGGACGCGTTCGATCACTTCTTCACGGCGATGCTCATCGCAGAGGTTCCCGAGGCGGACCGCGGACGCCGACTTCGGGTCGGCGACCCGGTGACTGTCCTCGACGCGTAG
- a CDS encoding 2Fe-2S iron-sulfur cluster-binding protein, with amino-acid sequence MVVADGGTHAVELCWSSGRSETIRTGSDETVVDAAEAAEVAVPYGCLYGACGTCVAELLEGEMTHRRSPRALKDRALEAGYVLLCIATPETDCRVRVGHDIQAEVVGTPWK; translated from the coding sequence ATGGTCGTCGCCGACGGGGGAACGCACGCTGTCGAACTCTGCTGGTCGAGCGGGCGGAGCGAGACGATTCGCACCGGGAGCGACGAGACCGTGGTCGACGCCGCCGAAGCCGCCGAGGTTGCCGTCCCGTACGGCTGTCTGTACGGGGCCTGCGGGACCTGCGTCGCCGAACTGCTGGAGGGCGAGATGACACACCGGCGGTCGCCGCGAGCCCTGAAAGACCGGGCGCTCGAAGCGGGATACGTCCTGCTCTGTATCGCGACGCCGGAGACGGACTGTCGGGTCCGCGTCGGCCACGACATCCAGGCCGAAGTCGTGGGCACCCCCTGGAAGTAA
- a CDS encoding selenium-binding family protein, with protein MSTDKPSTQSEHSSHDHHEVEGPGYSTPAAMRTEGGREQTAYVMAPRVGMANDGPDFVGVVDLDPASDTYSDLIDTIEMPNKGDELHHFGWNACSSSCHAEGLSRQYLVVPGQRSSRIHIIDAEDPRDPEMVKVIEPEEVFEYDLSAPHTVHCVPGGKIVISMLGDAEGELPGGFLQLDQEDFSIEGRWEADRGEMEMNYDYWYQPRHDVLISSEWAAPNTYYPGFDLDDVEAGKYGNSIHVWSWEGRDHVQTLEFGDQGRIPLEVRMSHNPEETQGYVGAALSSNIIRFYERDDGSWDWDVVIDEDAREHEDWEMPVPPLITDILLSLDDQYLFFSNWLHGDVRMYDVSDSANPRLVDQIWAGGLFGDRQEVRGTEIRGAPQMLQLSRDGRRLYWTTSLFSSWDNQFFPEIAEEGSLMLKADVYPEEGRMELDEEFLVDFGDAPGGPARAHEIRWPGGDCTSDVWQ; from the coding sequence ATGAGTACTGACAAACCGTCGACTCAGTCGGAACACAGTAGCCACGACCACCACGAAGTCGAGGGGCCGGGCTATTCGACGCCCGCCGCGATGCGGACCGAAGGCGGGCGGGAGCAGACCGCGTACGTGATGGCACCCCGAGTCGGAATGGCGAACGACGGCCCCGACTTCGTCGGCGTCGTCGACCTCGATCCGGCGTCGGACACGTACAGCGACCTCATCGACACGATCGAGATGCCGAACAAGGGCGACGAGCTCCACCACTTCGGCTGGAACGCCTGCTCGTCGTCGTGCCACGCCGAAGGGCTGTCTCGCCAGTACCTCGTCGTCCCCGGGCAGCGCTCTTCGCGCATCCACATCATCGACGCGGAGGACCCGCGCGACCCCGAGATGGTGAAGGTCATCGAACCCGAGGAAGTGTTCGAGTACGACCTCTCAGCGCCCCACACCGTCCACTGCGTGCCCGGCGGCAAGATCGTCATCAGCATGCTCGGCGACGCCGAGGGCGAACTCCCCGGCGGCTTCCTGCAACTCGACCAAGAGGACTTCAGCATCGAGGGTCGCTGGGAGGCCGACCGCGGCGAGATGGAGATGAACTACGACTACTGGTATCAGCCGCGACACGACGTCCTTATCTCCAGCGAGTGGGCCGCGCCGAACACCTACTATCCGGGATTCGACCTCGACGATGTCGAAGCGGGCAAGTACGGAAACAGCATCCACGTCTGGTCCTGGGAGGGCCGCGATCACGTCCAGACGCTGGAGTTCGGCGACCAGGGCCGGATCCCACTGGAAGTCCGGATGAGCCACAACCCCGAGGAGACGCAGGGCTACGTCGGCGCGGCCCTGTCTTCGAACATCATCCGCTTCTACGAGCGGGACGACGGCAGCTGGGACTGGGACGTCGTCATCGACGAAGATGCCCGCGAACACGAAGACTGGGAGATGCCCGTCCCGCCGCTGATCACGGACATCCTCCTATCGCTCGACGACCAGTACCTCTTCTTCTCGAACTGGCTCCACGGCGACGTGCGGATGTACGACGTGAGCGACTCCGCAAACCCCCGGCTCGTCGATCAGATCTGGGCCGGCGGGCTGTTCGGCGATCGACAGGAGGTGAGGGGTACCGAGATCCGCGGCGCACCACAGATGCTGCAGCTCTCGCGCGACGGCCGGCGGCTCTACTGGACGACCTCGCTGTTCTCCTCGTGGGACAACCAGTTCTTCCCGGAGATCGCCGAGGAGGGATCGCTGATGCTGAAGGCGGACGTCTACCCCGAGGAGGGGCGGATGGAACTGGACGAGGAGTTCCTCGTCGACTTCGGTGACGCGCCCGGCGGACCGGCGCGCGCCCACGAGATCCGCTGGCCCGGCGGCGACTGCACCAGCGACGTCTGGCAGTGA
- a CDS encoding helix-turn-helix domain-containing protein encodes MSITAKVHIRHEHLALVPTLQNLDGVSIRVITQGTTDPGSTYFPFLIEYDDHDELESMLEADVTVEQFELIDRTGDTAIYYIEHTPETILISSVVTEQNGFLVHTETKDGGWLVHLLLPDRAALNAIWEYAIENEMELDIIEIYSNEDAGGESSYGLTDEQRAALQLAFSEGYFNEPRDISLSEVAEEMDLSSTAMSGRLRRGMRNLIAATIAERERE; translated from the coding sequence ATGTCGATCACAGCAAAGGTACACATCCGACACGAACACCTCGCACTCGTTCCGACGTTACAGAACCTCGACGGTGTCAGCATCCGCGTGATCACCCAGGGGACGACCGATCCGGGGTCGACGTACTTTCCGTTCCTGATCGAGTACGACGATCACGACGAACTCGAATCGATGCTCGAAGCCGACGTCACTGTCGAGCAGTTCGAGTTGATCGATCGAACCGGCGACACCGCGATCTACTACATCGAACACACGCCGGAGACGATCCTGATTAGCAGCGTGGTGACCGAGCAGAACGGGTTCCTCGTCCACACGGAGACGAAAGACGGTGGGTGGTTAGTTCACCTATTGCTGCCCGACCGGGCCGCGCTCAACGCCATCTGGGAGTACGCGATCGAGAACGAGATGGAGCTGGACATCATCGAGATCTACAGCAACGAGGACGCCGGCGGCGAGTCCTCGTACGGCCTCACCGACGAACAGCGGGCGGCGCTCCAGCTGGCGTTCTCGGAGGGCTACTTCAACGAGCCGCGGGACATCTCGCTCAGCGAAGTCGCCGAGGAGATGGATCTCTCCTCGACGGCGATGAGCGGGCGGCTCCGCCGCGGCATGCGGAACCTCATCGCGGCGACCATCGCCGAGCGAGAGCGGGAGTAA
- a CDS encoding TRAP transporter permease, translated as MSTNNETDGAEGVEEEISREEAEELIEEIERRRSLKGLAALAVAVIGISFSLFQLALAARSFTFTIPLPFVENFQVSLQLLQANAIHVAFALVLTFLMFPASMGDGVVARNLGRLADAGEEAFGADNPLASAFDGFRRAFRWAFVDPDRSRVTPFDVLSMIAAALSALYFLMEFSEIQDMRVFGLESGRPVTEIYTFLEPILGGVPFISEYSYAMILGVVGVLLVLEATRRTLGLPLMLIVATFIVYARWGYLISTGTPFLGLLAIPELTWPDIVQNLWYNTENGVFGIPVTVSVSFIYIFILFGSFLEMSGAGQWFIDLAYAATGKRKGGPAKASILASGFMGTISGSSIANTVTTGAFTIPLMKRSGYSPEFSGAVESSASSGGQILPPVMGAAAFLMVQYTATPFREIIILATVPAVVFFFGVWVMVHFKAVQEGIGGLEETASMVEHMKKGWFYLVPIFLLLYYLIIERLSVSRSAWFTLVALVALITFIAAYSEKTRTFLLGSIAAIVGVELASYVLTGVAVTGLIAGNGGAGIPLAEAASIVFPRIGWYAMLAGAVTMLVYTDVQSKVLDLNPTVQEAAESAGSRGGQDLGENQLFRVGTFVVKSMEEGARTAVPVVVAVAAAGIIPGVISVSGLGPNLTSLLLALSGGSIVVMLLVTAVASIILGMGMPTTVTYIILISMLATPLVEFGIPLLAAHLFILYFGVIADITPPVAVAAYAASGVAKSDPFETGVKAFSLSLNKAIVPFAFVLAPGIVLLRQKENAAELPIRDQYRVVNFADLAELSYSIPEILIPVVGVFLGVVALGATVIGTLYGRVNRTERTGFAVSSLLLMAPRLLSETVFDLLGLVGVAVSVDALLLDLALRGVGFVLFVVLVAKNRREAESAGGRAEVDATSA; from the coding sequence ATGAGCACGAATAACGAAACAGACGGCGCAGAGGGTGTCGAAGAGGAAATATCCAGGGAGGAAGCCGAAGAGCTCATCGAGGAGATCGAGCGCCGGCGTTCGTTGAAAGGGCTGGCCGCCCTCGCGGTCGCCGTGATCGGGATCAGTTTCTCGCTGTTCCAACTGGCGCTGGCGGCGCGGAGCTTCACGTTCACGATCCCGCTCCCGTTCGTCGAGAACTTTCAGGTGTCGCTGCAGCTCCTGCAGGCCAACGCGATCCACGTCGCGTTCGCGCTCGTGCTCACCTTCCTGATGTTCCCCGCCAGTATGGGCGATGGGGTCGTCGCCCGGAATCTGGGACGCCTCGCCGACGCCGGCGAGGAGGCGTTCGGTGCCGACAATCCGCTCGCGAGCGCATTCGACGGGTTCCGACGGGCGTTCCGCTGGGCGTTCGTCGACCCCGATCGAAGTCGCGTCACCCCCTTCGACGTGCTCAGTATGATCGCCGCCGCGCTCTCGGCGCTGTACTTCCTCATGGAGTTCTCCGAGATCCAGGACATGCGCGTGTTCGGCCTCGAATCCGGCCGTCCGGTCACCGAGATTTACACGTTCCTCGAACCGATCCTCGGCGGCGTTCCCTTCATCAGCGAGTACTCGTACGCGATGATCCTGGGCGTCGTCGGGGTGCTCCTGGTGCTCGAAGCCACCCGCCGGACGCTCGGGCTCCCGCTGATGCTCATCGTCGCCACGTTCATCGTCTACGCGCGTTGGGGCTATCTCATCAGCACCGGTACGCCGTTCCTCGGCCTGCTCGCGATCCCCGAGCTCACCTGGCCCGACATCGTCCAGAACCTCTGGTACAACACCGAGAACGGTGTGTTCGGGATCCCGGTCACGGTGTCTGTCAGCTTCATTTACATCTTCATCCTGTTCGGCTCGTTCCTGGAGATGAGCGGCGCGGGCCAGTGGTTCATCGACCTCGCCTACGCCGCCACGGGCAAGCGGAAGGGCGGCCCCGCGAAGGCGAGCATCCTCGCGAGCGGGTTCATGGGAACGATCTCGGGGTCGTCGATCGCGAACACGGTCACCACGGGCGCGTTCACGATTCCGCTGATGAAGCGGTCGGGCTACTCGCCGGAGTTCTCCGGCGCGGTCGAGTCCTCGGCCTCGTCGGGCGGGCAGATCCTCCCGCCGGTGATGGGGGCGGCCGCGTTCCTGATGGTGCAGTACACCGCGACCCCGTTCCGGGAGATCATCATCCTGGCGACGGTGCCGGCGGTCGTGTTCTTCTTCGGCGTCTGGGTGATGGTTCACTTCAAGGCGGTCCAGGAGGGGATCGGCGGACTCGAGGAGACCGCCTCGATGGTGGAACACATGAAGAAGGGGTGGTTCTACCTCGTGCCGATCTTCCTGCTGCTGTATTACCTCATCATCGAACGACTGTCGGTCTCCCGCTCCGCGTGGTTCACGCTCGTCGCCCTCGTCGCGCTCATCACGTTCATCGCGGCTTACAGCGAGAAGACCCGGACGTTCCTGCTCGGATCGATCGCGGCCATCGTCGGCGTCGAACTGGCGAGCTACGTCCTGACCGGCGTGGCCGTCACCGGACTCATCGCCGGGAACGGCGGGGCCGGCATCCCCCTGGCCGAGGCGGCCTCGATCGTGTTCCCACGGATCGGCTGGTACGCGATGCTGGCCGGCGCGGTGACGATGCTCGTGTACACCGACGTGCAGTCGAAGGTCCTCGATCTCAACCCCACGGTCCAGGAGGCCGCCGAATCTGCCGGCAGTCGGGGCGGGCAGGATCTCGGCGAGAACCAACTGTTCCGCGTCGGGACGTTCGTCGTCAAATCGATGGAGGAGGGCGCGCGCACGGCGGTCCCGGTCGTCGTCGCCGTCGCCGCGGCGGGCATCATCCCCGGTGTCATCAGCGTCTCCGGACTGGGACCGAACCTCACCTCGCTCCTCTTGGCGCTCTCGGGCGGGTCCATCGTGGTGATGCTGCTCGTGACCGCCGTCGCGAGCATCATCCTCGGGATGGGGATGCCCACCACCGTCACGTACATCATCCTCATCTCGATGCTCGCGACGCCGCTGGTCGAGTTCGGGATCCCGCTCCTGGCCGCGCACCTGTTCATCCTCTACTTCGGCGTCATCGCCGACATCACTCCCCCCGTCGCGGTCGCCGCCTACGCCGCCAGCGGGGTCGCGAAGTCCGATCCCTTCGAGACGGGCGTAAAGGCGTTCTCGCTGTCGCTGAACAAGGCGATCGTCCCCTTCGCGTTCGTGCTCGCCCCCGGGATCGTCTTACTCCGGCAGAAGGAGAACGCCGCCGAGTTGCCGATCCGCGATCAGTACCGCGTCGTCAACTTCGCGGATCTGGCGGAGCTCTCCTACTCGATTCCGGAGATCCTGATCCCCGTCGTCGGCGTCTTCCTGGGCGTCGTCGCTCTCGGCGCGACCGTTATCGGGACGCTCTACGGACGCGTGAACCGGACCGAACGGACCGGGTTCGCGGTCAGTTCGCTCCTGCTTATGGCGCCGCGGCTGCTCTCGGAGACTGTCTTCGACCTGCTCGGACTGGTGGGCGTGGCGGTCTCGGTCGACGCGCTGTTGCTCGACCTCGCGCTGCGTGGCGTCGGTTTCGTCCTCTTCGTGGTACTCGTCGCCAAGAACCGGCGCGAAGCGGAGTCGGCTGGCGGGCGAGCCGAGGTCGACGCCACGTCGGCGTAG